Below is a window of Candidatus Neomarinimicrobiota bacterium DNA.
CGCCATGCTTGCCAGAACCCTGCGGGTTTGATAGTGAATGGCATTGGTGCTCAGACACTGGCTCCGGTAAATATCCACAGGATTCATCCACCGGGGATAGGTTTGTTCCCGCCAGTCCAGAAAGGATGATTCTCCGTAAAACAGGCCGGTTTCGGGATTCACGGCCACGGCATCATCCTCGGCGGCGCTTCGGGCGATGACAGGGTATGCCTGCCTCAGCCAGTCCGGATCACCGGTGGCAGCATAAATTTCCCATGCGGCCAGAGCCCAGGTCATCCGGTCCGTACTGACCGGCCACGATCCGCCCGTTCCCGTATCCTGAATAATCCGACCGTTTCTGACCTTGGCCATCAGGCTCTTTTTAGAAATTTCCGGCTCCAGGAAGGCCAGGGAAAGAAGAATGGAATAGCTGATATCCCGGGTCCATACACCGGTCCATTTGGCACCGGCCATGAAAGTACTATCTTCCCGGATATCTTTCTGAAGCTCCTCAAGAGACAGGCGGGTCATGGCATTGACCAGGGGGATATTGGAGCGGACTCCGGGGTAATGATCTACAGGGAGGGTTCGGCACCAGTGAATTTTTTCCACCGGTGTTTCGTCTTTTTCCTGATTCGGACTGACATAATCACTCATGATTTCGTCTTCAGAAAGCACGGTTGCCGTATAAGCACCTTGCCGGACGGATGCAGAGTGGATGGAAAAAGTGTCGGAGCGGTACAGGGCGTCCTGTCCGCAGGCTGTAAGCAGGACCAGAATTGCTGCCGAAAGTATGTTTTTTAACATCGAGCCTCCTGTTACGTCATCATATTAAATATTAGAAAAAGATACCCCAAAGGGTCAGGACCGTCAGTACGAGAAGGATGCTCAGGCCAATATTGATTTTGGTCCACAGGGGATTTTTAGCTTCGATCATATCGGTGAACTCGCTTCGGACCTCTTTGGCTGTGGCGAAGGTGAGTCCGGCAATCTTTTTCCGGGCAGGAATTTCACCGGCCAGGCTTACGCCCACCAGAACAGCAATGGAAATGACAAAGAGCATGACGGCAAAATGAAGGAAATTCATGGTAGCAAACCAGTGGAAAAAGCCGAAATCCCAGGCAGCTTTTTTAGCCAGGATTTCCATAATCAGGCGGAGAGCTCCCAGGATTCCGCCGCTTGCCAGGGCATAAATGGCTCCTTTGCTGTTGGCTCGTTTCCAGAAAACACCCAGGATGAAGACGGCGGCGATGGGGGGGCTGATATAGCCCTGAACACTTTGGAGGTAGACAAAAAGCTGGGAGCTGATACTCCGGATCAGGGGAACCCACAGAATCCCAAGCAGAACGAGTCCTGCCGTTGCCATTCGGCCAACGCGCACCAATTCTTTTTCCGTGGCGTCAGGTTTATAGTGCTTATAAAAATCCATTGTAAACAAAGTAGAGCTACTGTTAAAGCAGCTGGCCAGGGAACTCATGAGGGCAGCGAGAAGACTGGCAATCACAATGCCTTTGATTCCCACGGGGAGAAGGTTGCTGGTTACCAGAGTGGGGTAGGCTTCATCACCCCGGATACCGGGAAAGAGGGCCAGGGCAATCATTCCGGGAAGGACCAGGATAAAGACAGGCAAAATCTTCAGAAAACCGGCAAAAATGGTACCGGTCCGGGCATGATTGATATTTTTCGCGCTGAGCACCCGTTGAACGATGAACTGATCTGTACACCAGTACCAGATTCCCAGAATGGGAGCCCCGAACAGGATACCGGTCCAGGGAAAATCGGGATGTTTCACAGATTTGAACATGCTGAAAAAATCCGCCGGGAGGGAGGCCCGAAGGCCGTCGAATCCTCCCACTTTATTTAATCCCAGCAGGGTAAGGGTCACCGCCCCTCCGATCAGCACCACCGTCTGCAACAATTCCGTATAGATCACGGCTTTCAGTCCGCCGGCGATGGTATAGAGTCCCGTTATAATCACAAGGATAATTGCAGAAGTGATCATATCCCATCCCAGAATTTTATTGAGAAGAAGACCGCCGGCAAAGAGGGTTACGGAAATCTTTGTCATCACATAGGCAATGATGGAAATGGTGGTCAGGTACATGCGACTGCTTCGGCTGTAACGCCGTTCCAGAAATTCCGGCATGGTAAACACGCCGGATTTCAGGTAGAAGGGAACGAAGACCCAACCCAGAAAGAGGACCGCAAATGCAGCCAGCCACTCAAAGTGTCCGACCGCCAGTCCGCTGGT
It encodes the following:
- a CDS encoding sodium:solute symporter, with amino-acid sequence GIGLYFSKHKTSTDYFLAGRNMGWVAIGASLFASNISSEHFIGLAGSGATSGLAVGHFEWLAAFAVLFLGWVFVPFYLKSGVFTMPEFLERRYSRSSRMYLTTISIIAYVMTKISVTLFAGGLLLNKILGWDMITSAIILVIITGLYTIAGGLKAVIYTELLQTVVLIGGAVTLTLLGLNKVGGFDGLRASLPADFFSMFKSVKHPDFPWTGILFGAPILGIWYWCTDQFIVQRVLSAKNINHARTGTIFAGFLKILPVFILVLPGMIALALFPGIRGDEAYPTLVTSNLLPVGIKGIVIASLLAALMSSLASCFNSSSTLFTMDFYKHYKPDATEKELVRVGRMATAGLVLLGILWVPLIRSISSQLFVYLQSVQGYISPPIAAVFILGVFWKRANSKGAIYALASGGILGALRLIMEILAKKAAWDFGFFHWFATMNFLHFAVMLFVISIAVLVGVSLAGEIPARKKIAGLTFATAKEVRSEFTDMIEAKNPLWTKINIGLSILLVLTVLTLWGIFF